One region of Bactrocera neohumeralis isolate Rockhampton chromosome 5, APGP_CSIRO_Bneo_wtdbg2-racon-allhic-juicebox.fasta_v2, whole genome shotgun sequence genomic DNA includes:
- the LOC126759801 gene encoding probable serine/threonine-protein kinase dyrk2, with product MMETFLVLGLCFIIYEALDFFQGCLHSTSPNSTDQIEAYRRQLDEQRQQLQQEQFIANLTPLLGAQLLAATSSVSLTPSDSTASIISEQLRAQQQREQLEQQLEGSIRSSSCSGAPSNAGDNSLSTPALHSSGLGSTFGSAAGSGSLSVASGNSSGAAFRPAYRSAYESQELYATSSLPRDYYFLQQQQQKNKHSARSLFSKFGASNSDNRIFPETTAVLGVPAGVITQQPAASVVNHFDCLPPATVPASPLAVDLKRAILSNNNKNRNSNNNNKTYNERRRAACAVESVLVHGVAVIASPSRDPPNPTATTTTTSVKRANQRNRNANASAAQTTARDSDGSTSDCESDTSGDSSDSSASASAGSASLASCGEDSDPGLGEEREFGLSNSCSSSHADFREIECERLRRKCVSVKRIYSISEKF from the coding sequence ATGATGGAGACATTCCTTGTCCTTGGGTTATGTTTCATAATATACGAAGCGCTGGATTTCTTTCAAGGATGCCTGCATAGTACGTCACCGAATTCGACCGATCAAATCGAGGCCTATCGCCGCCAATTGGACGAGCAGCGACAACAGCTGCAGCAAGAGCAATTCATAGCGAATTTGACGCCGCTCTTGGGCGCCCAGCTGTTGGCCGCCACCTCCAGCGTATCGCTGACGCCGAGCGATTCCACCGCCAGCATTATAAGTGAACAGTtacgcgcacaacaacaacgcgaACAACTCGAACAACAGCTAGAGGGCAGCATAcgcagcagcagctgcagcgGCGCACCCAGCAACGCCGGCGACAATTCGTTGAGTACGCCAGCTTTGCATAGCAGCGGTTTGGGCAGCACTTTCGGCTCGGCCGCCGGCAGCGGGAGCTTGAGTGTGGCCAGCGGCAATAGCAGCGGCGCTGCCTTTCGTCCCGCCTACCGTAGCGCCTACGAGTCGCAAGAATTGTACGCGACTTCGTCACTACCGCGCGACTACTACTtcctgcagcaacaacaacaaaagaataaGCATTCGGCGCGCTCGCTATTCTCGAAGTTCGGCGCTTCCAATTCCGATAATCGCATCTTTCCCGAGACCACAGCGGTGCTGGGCGTGCCTGCGGGCGTCATTACACAACAGCCAGCGGCGAGTGTGGTAAATCATTTTGACTGCTTGCCGCCGGCGACGGTGCCTGCCTCGCCTTTGGCTGTGGACTTGAAGCGCGCCATATTGAGTAACAATAATAAGAATagaaacagcaataacaacaacaaaacgtaCAACGAACGTAGACGCGCAGCGTGTGCGGTGGAAAGTGTGCTGGTGCATGGTGTAGCGGTGATTGCCAGTCCGTCGCGTGATCCGCCAAATcctactgcaacaacaacaaccacttcGGTTAAACGTGCAAATCAACGAAATCGTAACGCCAACGCGTCGGCAGCACAAACGACTGCGCGCGACAGTGACGGCAGTACATCGGATTGTGAATCGGATACGAGCGGTGATTCGTCCGATTCGTCGGCGTCCGCTTCGGCCGGTTCCGCGTCGCTGGCCTCGTGCGGTGAGGATAGTGATCCCGGTTTGGGTGAGGAACGCGAGTTCGGTTTATCTAATTCGTGTTCGTCGTCGCATGCGGACTTTCGGGAAATCGAATGTGAGCGCCTAAGACGCAAGTGTGTGAGTGTGAAACGCATCTATAGTATATCGGAGAAGTTTTGA